A window of Ptychodera flava strain L36383 chromosome 1, AS_Pfla_20210202, whole genome shotgun sequence contains these coding sequences:
- the LOC139144080 gene encoding insulin-like growth factor-binding protein complex acid labile subunit, with translation MVIKDLQKIVRGSANLGPKHQRHSVTSTEAFSNLTRLKYLYLNNNAISVISSGAFRGLTSLETLKLHYNGITALSSDDFSGLSSLRNLYLYNNKISTLPSGIFSGLNSLTSLQLHNNDITTLSSDDFNGLFSLEELNLLWLNWLRELYINNNNITTLSSDDFNGLSRLKYLDLYNNKISTLPSGIFSGLNSLISLSLSNNKITTLSSDDFNGLFSLQYLYLENNKISTLPSGIFSGLNSLISLLLYSNNITTLSSDDFNGLFSLEELYLYSNTISTLPSGIFSGLNWLKRLQLHNNDITTLSSDAFNRLSSLKYLDLYNNKISTLPSGIVSGLNSLISLSLSNNKITTLSSDDFNGLFSLQYLYLENNKISTLPSGIFSGLNSLTSLLLYSNNITTLSSDDFNGLFSLEELYLYSNTISTLPSGIFSGLNWLKRLQLHNNDITTLSSDAFNGSDIFVSLHGNPWACDCRLRGLRQWIEDNSKRINITLNGLTCQTPQAYAGLDFMDISEENMTHTSPEFPELIRWVDADEESDIFNPIQYDGYRSQLY, from the exons ATGGTGATAAAAGATTTACAGAAGATTGTCAGGGGCAGTGCTAACTTaggaccaaaacaccaaag ACATAGCGTCACTTCCACAGAGGCGTTCAGTAATTTGACACGGCTGAAATACTTGTACCTCAACAATAACGCTATTTCTGTCATATCATCCGGAGCATTTCGTGGACTGACCAGTCTAGAGACATTAAAACTTCACTACAATGGCATCACAGCATTGTCATCTGACGACTTCAGTGGTTTGTCCAGTTTACGAAATCTGTATTTGTACAACAACAAGATATCTACATTACCATCAGGAATCTTCTCTGGCTTAAATTCGTTAACAAGTCTTCAGCTCCATAACAATGACATCACAACATTGTCATCTGACGACTTCAATGGTTTGTTCAGTTTAGAGGAATT GAATCTTCTCTGGCTAAATTGGTTAAGAGAGCTATACATCAATAACAATAACATCACAACACTGTCATCTGACGACTTCAATGGTTTGTCCAGATTAAAATATCTGGATTTGTACAACAACAAGATATCAACATTACCATCAGGAATCTTCTCTGGCTTAAATTCGTTAATAAGTCTTAGCCTCAGTAACAATAAAATCACAACACTGTCATCTGACGACTTCAATGGTTTGTTcagtttacagtatctgtatttggAAAACAACAAGATATCAACATTACCATCAGGAATCTTCTCTGGCTTAAATTCGTTAATAAGTCTTCTGCTCTATTCCAATAACATCACAACATTGTCATCTGACGACTTCAATGGTTTGTTCAGTTTAGAGGAATTGTATTTGTACAGCAACACGATATCAACATTACCATCAGGAATCTTCTCTGGCTTAAATTGGTTAAAACGTCTTCAGCTCCATAACAATGACATCACAACATTGTCATCTGACGCCTTCAATCGTTTGTCCAGTTTAAAATATCTGGATTTGTACAACAACAAGATATCAACATTACCATCAGGAATCGTCTCTGGCTTAAATTCGTTAATAAGTCTTAGCCTCAGTAACAATAAAATCACAACACTGTCATCTGACGACTTCAATGGTTTGTTcagtttacagtatctgtatttggAAAACAACAAGATATCAACATTACCATCAGGAATCTTCTCTGGCTTAAATTCGTTAACAAGTCTTCTGCTCTATTCCAATAACATCACAACATTGTCATCTGACGACTTCAATGGTTTGTTCAGTTTAGAGGAATTGTATTTGTACAGCAACACGATATCAACATTACCCTCAGGAATCTTCTCTGGCTTAAATTGGTTAAAACGTCTTCAGCTCCATAACAATGACATCACAACATTGTCATCTGACGCCTTCAATG GATCAGACATCTTCGTTTCTCTGCATGGCAATCCATGGGCATGTGATTGTCGCCTCCGTGGACTGCGACAGTGGATCGAGGATAACAGCAAGAGAATCAACATTACCCTTAACGGGTTGACGTGTCAAACACCACAGGCCTATGCCGGACTTGATTTCATGGATATTTCAGAAGAGAATATGACACACACTTCTCCTGAATTCCCCGAACTCATAAGATGGGTTGACGCTGACGAAG AAAGTGACATCTTCAACCCAATACAGTACGACGGCTATCGATCACAACTCTACTAA